A single Lysinibacter sp. HNR DNA region contains:
- the dapF gene encoding diaminopimelate epimerase, which yields MTSINFVKGHGTGNDFVLFADPDGTTELTPQEIVWLCDRNFGVGADGLIRVVRSENIIDGAQSLAEDEAAEWFMDYWNSDGSPSEMCGNGVRVFAHFLLTEGLAHNEPGETLVVGTRAGVKDVQRNRNGYQVDMGRWKLDGGEPLVRARDLDVARPGLGINVGNPHVVVALSSVEELERLDLSSAPQLTPEVPHGANVEFVVPGDPPVADGVGQVRMRVHERGSGETLSCGTGAVAAALAVRHWAGKNAPHHWRVDVPGGRVAVRMFPTEEGEHVALSGPAELVFRGTVTLP from the coding sequence ATGACCAGCATCAACTTTGTTAAAGGGCACGGAACGGGCAACGACTTTGTGCTGTTTGCCGACCCAGACGGAACCACCGAGCTTACCCCGCAGGAAATCGTGTGGCTCTGTGACCGTAACTTTGGTGTTGGTGCTGATGGTCTTATCCGTGTTGTGCGTTCGGAAAACATTATTGATGGGGCACAATCACTCGCCGAAGACGAAGCTGCGGAGTGGTTCATGGACTACTGGAATTCTGACGGTTCGCCCTCTGAGATGTGCGGCAACGGCGTGCGTGTCTTTGCCCATTTTCTACTTACCGAAGGCCTCGCTCATAACGAACCGGGGGAGACCCTAGTTGTGGGTACAAGAGCTGGAGTGAAGGATGTCCAACGCAATAGAAACGGATATCAGGTTGATATGGGGCGCTGGAAGCTCGACGGGGGAGAACCTCTGGTTCGGGCGCGCGACCTGGATGTGGCCAGGCCGGGCCTCGGAATCAACGTGGGCAATCCCCACGTGGTGGTGGCACTATCAAGTGTAGAAGAGCTTGAGAGGCTTGATCTCAGCTCCGCTCCGCAGCTCACGCCGGAGGTCCCCCACGGTGCAAACGTGGAGTTTGTGGTTCCGGGGGATCCTCCCGTTGCTGACGGTGTGGGTCAGGTGAGGATGCGTGTTCATGAGCGTGGCAGCGGGGAAACCCTCTCGTGTGGCACGGGAGCTGTTGCCGCTGCGCTTGCTGTCCGCCACTGGGCAGGAAAAAATGCCCCCCACCACTGGAGGGTGGATGTTCCCGGGGGGCGCGTCGCAGTACGGATGTTTCCCACCGAAGAGGGTGAACACGTTGCTCTCTCGGGTCCGGCGGAGCTGGTGTTCCGCGGAACGGTCACCCTTCCGTAG